The genomic region GTGTAATGACCTTCCCTCTTGGATCAAAGCCTTGTGCCAAATCTTGAACCGAATCTATAAAATAACTATTAAACCTAGAAGAAATTTGGTCTTTGTCTTTAGTTAAGGTTCCCTGTACTTGTAATTCAAActctttatctctttttttggtGTTCTTCTTTAAAGCTCTATTGATGTTTTCCCACGTGTGCCTGCTGTTCCCTTTAGAATCATTTATAATATCAATAAAAAACTTTGCTTTTGACTTTCTCAATACATTTACAGCTTTATTACGTAACTGTTGAAAAGTTCTCCTATGATGGGCTAACCCTGACTTAATTGCAGTTTTCAGTGCATGATCCCTCTGCTTCATTAGATTCCATACTTGTTCATTAAGCCAGGGCAGATTTTGCTTTTTTCTATGTGTAACACTTTTACTGAACTCACTTTTAAAGCTATTAACCTTGGTCATTAAGCTCCTAGAAGCAACCTCTAAGTCCTCTGTGGACAGGAACTCACTCCAAGTTAGTTGATTCAACTGGCTTTCAGATTCATTGATAAACCTCTTTGGTATAATGTTTAAAACTTTTTAACTTTCTTGCTGGTATATGAACCTTTGTTTTGTTAGTTTCCGTGATACCAGTGTCAGATTATGATCTGATAACCCAGTCAGAAAATCGAATGTTTATTCTTTCTGTTTTATTACTAAATATGAAATCAATCTGATGGGGTGGTGATGTCGCAGTGGATaggacacatgcctttggtgtgggagacctgggttcgaatcccactacGATACcgcaaccaatgtgtccctgaacaagacACTTGACatttgctccagaggtgtgtgacctctgacatagaTAGCAATtctaagttgctttggataaaagcgtcatgtaatgtaatgtaatctgtGTCTGAGATGACAGGATGATTCTGGTGGGACCTTGTATCAATTGTGTGAGGTCAAATTGGCTTGTTATGTCTTTAAGTTGTTTCCTTTTTGATTTCTCAGTCCAGTTAATGTTTAAGTCTCCAACCAAAATCAACTCTTTGTTTCTGTCAAATTCTTTCAAAAGGTTTCTCCGGTGTTCATAAAACATACTATTTGGTGACGGGGGTCTATATATACAAATAACAGTGAATGACATGCTGGTGGATAAAATCATTCTTACTGCCATACATTCAATACAGTTTAGTTCaatttaattgcattttattcAGTATTTAACATACATCAGTAGTCCACCTCCTCTGCCAGTATTTCGATCTTTTCTAAAGATATTATACCCTGGTACTAGGTATGCTGTGTCAGGTGATGAGTCTGTCAGCCATGATTCCGACAAACAAAGGAAAAACAGAGGGACAACTGCATGTATGGTACTTGCAAAAATAATTCAAGTAGGTGATTGATGCAATTATTGGCGCTCTACCAAATAGTATATAGAATTATAAAATAACAGTGATGGGAGAGGTTTTGACATAATTTACTTGAGTAGAACTAGCAAGCTACCACAATCTCAAATGGCCCTTTAATGTTGTAACTTTAATTTTGTAGCTGGCAGTTGTGGAGAAAATCTtaactacagtatatattgCTACAAACTGCATTATATTTTATGAGCTCATGTTTATGGAAACTTTGAATCTAAGGTAACATAGCTGTAAAATAACATGTAGTGGAGAAGTATGACGTAGCATAAAGTAAAAATACTTTGTAAAGTACCTTAAAAAAACCTTACTTGCTGATTACTTCCTATACTTCCTACTGCTGATTAATATATCTTTGGAGAGAAGACAGCACCAAAAGAGAATTGTTTATGAAACTGTGCCATCTTGTGGACATTTATGAGAGCTTGTAAACAAATATGTTAATACGTCACATTTTCCCCATGAAATCTGTGCTCATTCGCTACTTGTGAATTACTGCTACTATCGTTGTGTTATGCACATTGATGAAatctctgtgttgtttttatatCACTATTTGCACAACGCACATGCATAGTCACGGACAGCTTTCATCGGAAATATCTATCTAAATAGAAATACGTCGAATGTAATATTAACATCCTGCAAACACTCGAAATGAGGGTTCACAAATTGTAGAAATGGATGGTAATCCGCCTGcagtcttaaaaaaaacatactgatCGGACTAGAACCCCGCTGCGACCACGTTGGAGGTGGAGCTTGAAAAACGCTTGTATGTTCCGCTCTCGCTGCTCTGTGGTCGCGTTTTGCACGTATGATCGTCTGATCTGGTGAGAAATGAGAGAGCGGGTTCCAATTTGAGGAAGTGAAATGATAACATAACGGCGCCTCGACTAAAACATTTGCCTGTCTTCGTCCACTGGACTGCAATGCCGCCACAGCGAGTATTCGCCCTGCCGAGGCAACAATCTCTGCTGCTTCCTGCAGTCATCAACCCGTTTGTTCAAGATACCAAACTAACCACAGCTACCATAATTAAAGTGAGTATGGCGTTTCAGATCAATGGTCATGTAAAGGCAAGCTTTTTGTAGAATACAGGCATCGCTTTTGGCAACAcggctcacacacacatctgacaCCATATATAGGCTGCTGCGTAACCAAGGCCTATAATCTTCTCCAACGAGGCTTTGACAATCGGCTTGTAAAGCATAAACAATGAGAGCTGTTGTGTGTGCTTTCTAGAAAGCCGTCCAGTGATGTGGATTGCTAGACTCGTGCATATGTATGCtcttaaaaatgtaaacaggcAGGTTGCAGTTAACCCTGGCATCAGTCTTTCCTTTATATGGTAGCCTATAGGCCTGTAATTTatgatatgtatgtgtgtgtgcccctCTCCATGCAGTGTGTCCTCCTAGGAATATTCCTGGTCCCTATTCGCGCCATCCTTATGTCCCTGGTTCTCATGGTGACATGGCCAGTGGCTGTCATAATAACCCTCAACCATCCTCTGAAAGGAGCTGTGGAACCAATGACAGGCTGGAGACGGTAACTAGGATACAAACACACCATCCCACTGCAACACAGCCTCCCACGGAGCTGCCCCACACCTCACTTGCAGCAGATCATCAGACTCATAAATCATGGCCATGTGAATATCAGACTCACTTAATGTCTTATCAAACCTGAATCACTTAAAAACTTCATAATTTCACAGTACAGCTGCCTTACTGTCATCACTTTTGTTTACGTAatactaaatgttttttttccacctgGTAGCTAAAGTAGAGCTTGACCTAATGCATGTACAGGTACCCAGGCTATGGCATCAGAAACCCACTTGGTTTTTTACTTCCTTTTTACCAGTGCAGCATCATGCAAACATTTTGTGTTTGCAAAGCGACAGTGAGTCATAAACTTAGCCTACAAAGAGGGAGTTGGCCGCTAACACTATTCATTTTTGCAGGTGAGCCACCCTATtcagtgcatgtaaacatagcaTTGGTGAAGGAATACATTGATATTTGAGAAAATATGTTGAGTTTCACTGTACAAATATGGTGAATTTCACTAAAGCGAGAAGTAGCAGAAGCAGTGTGTTTCCTGGGTTCATAAACTGGACTGgaaaacacagcaacagcaacacaTTCTCAAAATAATAGTTCCTGACGTGACTTGAAGAATGTGCAGCAGCTTGCAGTACTGCCGAGTCATGTTTCTCTAGATGATATCTGTACCAAAAGCAGTACTTCTCAGTTGTCCTAAGATGTCCGAAAGGAAAGAGTCAGTGGCATTAGTGGTGCTTAATAAAAGGAACTGAGAGTGATTCATCTCTTTTTGAGTAGAAATAATCATCTattggttattattattattattattattattattattattattattattattattattattattattattattattattatataaattaaTTACATTGGTCATCTAATTTGGCAGTGTATATCCACATAGTATGAAAACAGTATgttctgttttaatttaatgtacTTAGCATGTCATAATTCATATATTGACATATTACATGTAAAATATCTAGTGGTTGGATTGTAGTATTTTACCTCTGAGTACCAAACAGGGTGCGGCATTTTAAACTGTTTAGCTGTGCAGATAGTAGCTGCTGTATGCAGGGTGTGCAGTTCTACAGTTAACAGGAACATTCTTGTGAGCTCAGAGCACAGCTTTTTATATGATTGTGACCAAACATGGTCTAGGGGgcggaaaaaagagagaagctTATCTTGCTCACCTACCTATTGCTTTGCTGTTAACAGGCTCAGATATGCTgtggggggtggggagggggttTAAAGCACTGAAGTTTAGGATTTACACGGAAAGGACAAGATTACTAAATAGTAAAACATGTATACTTTGAATTagtaattttattaaaatggacaATTTAAATGTTCAGTAAATGGTGTTCATGATATTACCATGGAATCAAAACAAAACTCCAAATTGAAGCCTGCGTCGCTCTTTGTTGCGCTGGGCCTTCTGCATATTTAAGTTGCCAATATGTTTGCCATAATAGCTTGATCAGCTGATACTATATATAGGTGTTGTTGATCAATGATTGTTTTTTGTGCACTGTTTTTGTGTGGGAAGCTTTCTAATTTCAAAACTGCATTGCGTTACATTAAGCTCCCTGCCCCATTGAGCAGTAAGATAAATGCggctttaaataataaagtttGTATACTCTGGACAAAagtcattattttttctcaatgtctcaatctatactatgacttcacaCCCTTTCTCTAGATTATGAGGAAGTATCTGGTGATGGTTAATTTTAGCAGGGAAAGAACAAAATGACGCAACTCTTCCTGTTACTAAAACACTTTTGCTCAGTCCATTTTGACCCCTGTCACATAATAACCCTGGAGGTGATAATGTTTAACAGAGAAACATTTTAACATGGTTAATCCCAGTGTGAAACATAGTAGTGCCTTTTTGAGCTACGCGtttgtttttccatttaaacattttccatAATTTACTAAATTCTATCATCTAAAATGTTCTGGTCATCTCCAGGTTCATGTGTCGGAGAGTGATGGCTGCCTTGGGGAGGGCTTACTACTTCTCCATGGGCTTCAGAGTGGTGGTCAAGGGCAAGCAGGTGGACAGCAGTGAGGCCCCTATCCTGGCTGTGGCCCCCCACTCCACCTTTTTTGATGGGATTGTGTGCATTGTTGCAGGCCTTCCCTCCACCGTCTCCCGTGTCGAAAACCTGGCAGCACCCATCTTTGGCAGTACGATGCTTATCATTTGCTTTGCTGTTTCCATACATGGAAGGCAGTATGTGTTTATGGAGGCTTTATCGTTCTcttaaccgtgtgtgtgtgtgtgtgtgtgtgtgtgtgtgtgtgtgtgtgtgtgtgtgtgtgtgtgtgtgtgtgtgtgtgtgtgtgtgtgtgtgtgtgtgtgtgtgtgtgtgtgtgtgtgtgtgtctgagaacCTAGCAGGGCTGcattgttgcacgatccaaattttcttcaaaacgttttattttcagtgtgtacagtagcttgctagctcaaagtttgttgttgtttccggaagcgaacggagtttgagaacagcaacgCACAGAGAGCGCAAGGTGGCGCTGGATGTCGGGCAATTTTCCTGGAAATatacttccattgatccagatTAATCGTCATCTGACTGCAGAATTCCACACCTTTTTATGTACATTACTCTTACGTACAGGGGCTTGTAACATATGTAATGCAAAGTTATCATCTTATACCGCCTATTTGATATCATTGTTTGAAAATCCCATTGAAACAGACCCTTGGCAATCAGATATCATAACTAACATTTACAAATGTGATTTGTGAATTAAGAGTGTGCTGTAGACTTGATAAATATTACTTATTCAATCTATCTTTTTGATAGTAGTGACACCACAGAGTTTGATTTAATTAACTGTCACATAATGGGGATATCATATATCAGGATATCAGATATCATAATGagtgaaaaatgacaaaaaaaaataatgtagtaATTTCCTCTTATAAGTGTTTATGTTAACGTGTGTGTTGTGCCCTCTCTGCAGGGTTAGTGCGCTGTCTTCAGCCAGTGCTGGTGTCCAGAAAGGACCCAGACTCCAGGAAGAACACCATCCAGGAGATTGAAAGCAGAGCCAAGTCAGGAGGCCACTGGCCACAGGTCTGTCCCAACACAAAACAACATTCTCAAGCAAACATTCCCCTAATATTAACCTGGTATTAGCAGTGATTATAGCTGCAGAGAAAACTTTAAGCTTGGACGGTCATCAGGAAACCAAAGAGCCGTAACTCAGGATGTCCATTTGGTTTCCTTTGTGAGTTTTAGaggtatattttttttcaatgctaTCAGAAAATTAGCCAAAGCATACAATGTTGACTCAAATACAAGTACCATTATTTCAAAAGCAAACTTTGCATGTTGTTAGCGGCAGTAGCATAACATTGCATTCTTAATACAACTAATGATGCTTTGTCTGTCAGGTTCTGATATTTCCAGAGGGAACATGTACAAATCGCTCCTGTCTTATCACTTTCAAACAAGGTAcgaatttttaaaatgtaaattaaatgtaGATCTTTTGCTCATAGCATATTTTCACTTGAAACTAATCCACAGAGCAGAAAAAGGCTGCACAGCATAAGAACACTCGATACTTCCACTCTTCCATTCATTCTTTATATGACGTGGTTTGTGCATTGACTTGTGGTCAACCGATACCACCAAAACTGGGTTTAGGACAACGATTCAGCTTTCATTCATTCCTAAAGTCTCCATGATTTCTTTCACACTGTGTGTTCGCCACCTCTAGGTGCCTTTATCCCAGGGGTTCCTGTGCAGCCTGTGATTATGAGATATCCCAACAAGCTGGTGAGCGAGTGTGATTGTaatacagcatatatatatttcacatcttgAGAGCTAAATTCCTAGAGGCCACACTGTACTAGTTTGCACAGAAGATACTTATATAGAGGCAGAGCCAAAGATGAAATACAATGGGGAACTGTACATACACTTGATACTGACAGCAACATTAGAAGCTCAGCTTGCAACACACAACCGTTGTATACCATTGTATCCCAGTGTTAATGTTATATGACGCTTCATGCATTCCGCTTAAATTTTCCCTCCAGGATACAGTGTCCTGGACTTGGCAGGGTTTCAGCTCGTAAGTTTCTCATGTTTCACCTATAGTATGCATGTTTCCTGAAGGTGGTGTCTGTTGCTACATGTCTTAGTAAATAATGTGACTATAACACCGTACCAGCAACATTAATAACTTGTATTGCAACACCTATTTGTACTGTTGAGTAAGTAACCAACTGTCCTGCTTGTGTTATGTGCAGGAAGACGCTGCTGCTTCTAACTTTGAGCCAGCTGTACACCACAGTAGAGATAGAGGTAACAGGCATTTCCCAAATGTGCATCCTTATACTGTATAATGGCAAAGATACTACAAACTGCTATTGTAATTTAGATATAAAAACATGTTGTTTGGTGTGAAGAAAGTGTTAAGTAAGAAGTATGTTATATATTTCATTTATCGTTATTTATGATTTTTCTCCAAAATGCAACTTTAGCTTTACTTTTAATTTTACTAGTTGTATCAGTGCCACTCTCAACTATCAAATTAAACTAAAGAAAGCTAAGTGTGCAACCTAAATTTGCTTAAATATAGTCATTGGATTTTATGTTTAACTCAAAGATACTATACTGTATCAACCTAAGCACAAGATGTGTTTTCTGCATTAGGGTATTTGGATTCCATCCAGGTTTAAAGTTTACTTCCTGCTCGGCCTTCCTTGTGACCTTTTTCGTCTGTGTACTCTGTTTTTCAGTTCCTGCCGACACACAACcccacagaggaggagaagaaaagcCCTCATCTGTATGCTAGCAGAGTGCGAGAAACTATGGCCCAGTAAGTGTTAATCAGTCTGAAATGCACATTCCACTGTGTATTGCTCAAGCACACAGTACGACGAAGTGCAATAGAAAAGCAAAAGTATGTGCTTAGACAGTGGCTGTAGCTACAGCTGGAAATTAAAATTGAATCAAATTGTGTGCACTGTCTGCTTCCAGGGCTTTGGGAGTTCCAGTGACAGACCACACATATGAAGACTGCCGCCTGATGATCTCAGCTGGTGAGCTAACTCTGCCCATGGAGGCCGGCCTCGTTGAGTTCACCAAAATTAGCCGTAAACTCAAGTAAGAACATCTCACTTAAGTACACTGTAGGCATCGTCATATAGGGACATTTGCAATGACAAATTTGgcttgaaagttttttttgtttgtcattgTTAATGTTGTCTATCACACACCTGACAACCGATCTGCAAGTGATTGACCTATGTAGCTTGAGAGTGATTATGTAAAATACAAAGAGTATAACAAACACCACAACATCCGCCTTGTGCCTTGCCCCCCTCAGTTTGAAGTGGGACAATGTGAAGAAGGAGCTAGATGGCTTCGCAGCCATGGCCAGCTCTTGTAAAGGAGGACGGATCACCATTGAGGAGTTTGCAACATTCCTGAAGCTGCCTGTCAACCCAGCCCTCGAGGAGCTGTTTGCATTGTTTGACAGGGTGAGAGACATGTACatcaaatatttaatttttatcTAACCAGAGCAACTTGGACCACTGAATAGTTCCATTATGAATTTTCTTTCGTTGACACAGAATTGGAATAAGTCTTTGTACAGTAACACTGTTCCATCCTGCAGGAAACACAGCATAAAAATACTGGTTGACAACATAATGAGCAAcaattttaatgttaaaaatttACATAATAACATACATATCATGTATACTGATTATAGTCAAAATTGGGAGGGCATCATGGTGTGGGTTCAGGATTTATACAGCCTGGAAGAGGAAACTATGATTACAGTAGTTTGGCCTCCTTCACTGTATGCCTACCAGAGTGGGAAGCATAACAGCTCTTACACCCATTTCAATAGGTAGCCTTTTTCCTCAGAAAACCTAGGCCTCATATTTTCCAGTAATAGAGAATTGCGATTTATAGAAATCCCTTGtgctattatatatattaaccTTTTAATTTACCATACTCCCTTTAACATTCAAAACAGTTGATGCtagacaaaatatatatttctagaTCATAAAGAGTGAAGTACTATCCATTTTAATAATCTGTGCATTTACAGACTAATGTATTTTTATTGCTGTTTCTTTGACCCTGTCTAGAACGGAGATGGCACCATAGACTTCAGAGAGTATGTTATCGGCGTGACCATCTTGTGTCGACCAGCCAACACCGAAGATGTGCTTCGAATGGCTTTTCAAGTACGACAGAAGTATTGTGACATTGCTGTGCTCCTACTAGGGCCTGAAGAATTAGCAGTGCTGTTTTTTGTTATGTACACTGAATACAAAGACACAGAAATATTTGGACTGGATTTTATGACTATATCGTTGGTAAACATAAGTTTAAGTACCATGTCAAGCAGACACGGTGACAAATGATGTGTATATCTACTAACTTacactaaatataaaaaaaggttaatattaaaattacattaaaaataaGCAAAATTAAACACAAGTACTAAACCTAAGCAAAATCACCCATCCCTGTCTTTAGTTGACATTAGAGCACAGCAAACCACACTGTAGGAAGAACAGAGGCAGCATTTACAGAGGCTTGGATAATGTCAAGTTAAcaatgtgtgtctgttgtgaaGGGCGTGGAGTCATGCTCGCCATAAGTCATATGTGGTTCTAGAGTAACAGTTCTGGGGTTTGTATAATTTAACTTTTTGTCCAACTAATTTAACAAAATTTGCCCAATTTCTGTACGCTTTTTCTAACCTGCCTACCTATTTTCatcccttaaagtgctcatattatgctttttggctttttccctttcttttattttgttatatatctattttgtgcacgttataggtttacaaagtgaaaaagctcaaagtccaccccaaagggacttactaTCTCCCACagaaacactgttcacaaactgctccaaacagctctattgtagtccagcctttacttctgtgacaaacgtgcgtcactttgtaacacacgttataatgctcgcctagctgatagcgtggcactccctcatactctgcaacctcctagctagcagtgcttacctagttactgcgcatgtgcgactcccaacaaagatggaacagaagtgtgatgcctcactctgtagctaaaagacagagctcaacacacagggtgaaaagaggagttgcagcaatgtgcagtacaacagaaatatggtgtttttttgaaaattaaaccatgtaaacctattctggtacaacctctaaatacaattatgaacctgaaaatgagcataatatgagcactttaaataaccTTTTATTTTTCCTGAACATGCAAAAATTGGAAattgaaagcatttttttctctgtttctgtcctATCGCGTGCAGCTGTTTGATACAGATGAGGATGAGAAAATTACCCGAGAAGAGTTTACCGCTCTGCTGCgctcagctctgtgtgtgtccaaTCTTAACATGGCCAAGCTTTTCAAGGAGATCGATGCTGACGGCTCTGGTTTCATCACCTTCAGTGAGTAGACTCCCAACGCCAAGCTACATCTTGGTCTTCTGACCTTCTTTTGCATTTCCTCCAGGATATTATGGAGTGGGAATATGTGcagtaaatatatacagtattttaccATTATTATAATTACTTTCCTGAGCTACACTGTATCCTAACGCTTTTCTATGTGCCTGTGATTCTTCAGCTGAATTTCAAAGCTTTGCCACAGCCCACCCGGAGTACGCCAAGCTTTTCACCACCTACCTGGAGCTTCAGAGATACCAAGCAATCCAAGAGGCAAATCCAGGTGATTTGGAATTGGCCGGTCAGACCAGTTCAGGGGAAAAACAGGAAGACAGCACCTCTGACAAAAAAGATGACTGAAACTGAGGATGACTGTGAACTCTCCTCGACTGCACTGAGACAGAACACTGTATCCACTGCACTGAGAAGGAAAAAGCAAAAGTTGTCATCTGCTCTCTCTGACTTTTAGCAGATTCAAGTCATTTGCCACAGCAGAGCCATATTATAGGTCATGTGCTTGCCTTtttatagatgttttttttagtgtCCATTTTCAATTTTAGTGCCTTATAGAGATTTCAAAGAACCACTTCCCTAAGTCACTGCACAAGAAATGTCGTATTGCAGTCCTTTTTATCCtgaaaaatgtttgtgtgttttcatcaTGTTcatcaaatgaataaaaattAATGAAGAGCTAGGCATAGGATGAAAACATGTCATGTGGGCATCAGTGTTTTACATTTCTAAACCCTGCAATCTTTGGAGTTTTAACGTTAGTGACAGTGTTTTATGATATACTTAAACAACTGCCTCGCCATGTTTTTTGACTCCGATACATCATTCTCTGGAGCCTGAGCTGACCCTTGCTTTGACTTAGATGAACATAGCTTTGTGTACCTTCTCCTTTGTCTTTGTGGTCCTCTGTAAATAAGTACAAAAAATTGCCAAACCAACACCTTTTTAAATATAAGCAAAGAGTCCTCGTGTTTTTGTGTTGCAGTATAATTAGTGTACAGTAAGCTTTATTAAGAAATTTCCAATCTGCCAACCCACAGATGTTGTGTATTAAAGTTATGTCTTCGAAGAGCATACATGCTGTGCATTACACTTTTTTTCCAGTGCTCAGGGACACAGACCATGTAAGACGGCTGTATAATTAGCCAGAGGTTTGCTTTGCATGTGTATCTATTTGCATTTCTACTGAAGACTGTTGTTGCTGAGACAGCAGCACATCTACGCAGCTTTAAGTTTACTTAAGCAAATCAACCACTGAAAATAGGGCAATTTGTGAGCAAAAAGGCAACAGTGCTTCTTCACAACAGCATATCCCAGCGGGGTATGCTTTCAGATTAACTAGCAGCactgttatttatttagcaaGGTGCATTACAATTatatgatttttcttttttgttaacACTGCAaagtttgctttttaaaaataaaacaagaatacAATTTTAATCTTGCCTGTGTTATTATATTCACTACTGAGGAAACTTCTGTATAATTTGTCTGTAATGAGGCAATGAAAGGGCTACAGATGTACCTCTGGTTCTCTAAACCACCACCAGGTGCCAGTAGTTACCTACAACAattccattttgtgtgtgtgtgtgtgtgtgtgtgtgtgtgtgtgtgtttggtgttgtAATGCTTGTAATGCTTGTAAGTACCACTTTGAGTTTTacactttttgtctttttggccTGTCCTTTAAATTAATGGTAGTGCTAGACAACAATGAGGTTTAAGTTAGAATCTGATATATTGTATGGCATGTATTGGTAAGGGTAAAATAATGcataagtgtgtgtgcatgtgtgcaaatGTTACATTTATTATTACATCCTGAGGCACTAAAACAGAAGATAATATGAATGAGTTCTGTTATCCCCCTGATGCTTTCATACCagcagaaaaataaaagaatctTTAATCTTGAACATAAACATTTCATAAAATTGCCCCCTTTTTTGTTCAGTGCTGAACAACCTTAGCAATGTATTAAAGAAAACAATTGTGTTACATTGACTTATGTGCTATCATTTTTCAATTTGTCTGGATtgcatttctttatttgatCTTTCTGTGACCCAACCTGTTGTCATTGTGAAGTGAGAAGAACAGATGAATTATTTGTGTGCTAATGGaacattttatcattaaagaaacaCTCAGGCATACTGTAGGAGAGCCTTTAAATTTAAAGCCCCTTCCGATTGGAATGGTTTACCTAGGTCTTTTAGATCTATCTCCTCTTTTCACCAGTTTAAGATGGCTCTTCTTAATTATTCGCATACAAGCTGTAACTGCTTTCTTCATGCTtgatatttctatttttatttatgtactttattttatttatttttattattatatatatatattttttttttttttttcctctttttttctcaactgtATATTAATGTCCTTAACTGTTTATTGTCTAATATTTAATGGTCTGAATGGGGAGGATATGGGTGGTTTTTGGTGTGAAGGAGAGCTTTATCTTTTGTCtgtcagtatgtatgtatgtttgatgTATGTTTTTCTTGAGGTTTCCTCAAGTTGTTTTGTTAACTGTTTTGTCTAATTGTGAATGTATTGTATATGTTTGCCTTtaaggaccccctcgaaaacgagatgctacatctcaaggggttattccTAATAAAGAATTTCTGTGTGAGACTTGGagaacaatatactgtaatgCATTGATAAAGACAGATTCTGAAGGATTATTTACCATGTGAAAGGATTAATTTACCATATGTGCTTGTCTATTCTGTCAATAGAATTTCTCAAACAGAGAATTTGTGTAAATCATACGGAAATAAGTGTAcgaaaataaacattttcatctGATAGTCCCTTCCTTTTGTAAAGAAAATGAGTTATCCATTTGCTTAAAGTTCAAAgccttacttttttttactttttgttgaGACCATAAATCCATTTTTGCACAACTGCATCCAGCTCCACTGCTGTCAGGAGAGTAGTTCATCTGTAAGGAGGCCATGATGCTATACATGCTGTTTTAAATACAACTAATGTGaatgtgctcacacacacacacacacacacacacacacacacacacacacacacacacacacacacacacacacacacacacacaaaaagg from Sander lucioperca isolate FBNREF2018 chromosome 3, SLUC_FBN_1.2, whole genome shotgun sequence harbors:
- the lpcat2 gene encoding lysophosphatidylcholine acyltransferase 2, whose product is MPPQRVFALPRQQSLLLPAVINPFVQDTKLTTATIIKCVLLGIFLVPIRAILMSLVLMVTWPVAVIITLNHPLKGAVEPMTGWRRFMCRRVMAALGRAYYFSMGFRVVVKGKQVDSSEAPILAVAPHSTFFDGIVCIVAGLPSTVSRVENLAAPIFGRLVRCLQPVLVSRKDPDSRKNTIQEIESRAKSGGHWPQVLIFPEGTCTNRSCLITFKQGAFIPGVPVQPVIMRYPNKLDTVSWTWQGFSSKTLLLLTLSQLYTTVEIEFLPTHNPTEEEKKSPHLYASRVRETMAQALGVPVTDHTYEDCRLMISAGELTLPMEAGLVEFTKISRKLNLKWDNVKKELDGFAAMASSCKGGRITIEEFATFLKLPVNPALEELFALFDRNGDGTIDFREYVIGVTILCRPANTEDVLRMAFQLFDTDEDEKITREEFTALLRSALCVSNLNMAKLFKEIDADGSGFITFTEFQSFATAHPEYAKLFTTYLELQRYQAIQEANPGDLELAGQTSSGEKQEDSTSDKKDD